The Tachysurus fulvidraco isolate hzauxx_2018 chromosome 4, HZAU_PFXX_2.0, whole genome shotgun sequence DNA window TTGAGCAGAATTTTGTCATCTTTTGTCTTTTCATATTGCATTGATTTTATGTATTGCACAGTTTTAGGGTGATTATGTAAATGTAGGCTCAGTGGTGCATTATTACCTGAATAAGCTGCTGTTGCTGCAGTGTGCTATGGACACATCCGGGTACTTGTGCACTGACTGACACAGATCCATTAGAGTTGTTTAGCTGCCAGGTCCCGTCCAGAACTAACTCATACACTCCCAAACTGACACATCTCACAATGCATACAAACATATAGGTAGCTACAGACTTGTTCCACATGTCTGATACTGTAATACTAACCACGCATTTTTATCATAACATTTATGGTGAGTCTCGTGGCTTTATTTACTTGTAAAATACTTCCGGGTTCAATAAACATCATACGTGCAGTCAGATGACATGACACAGGGACCTGAAAACGCTCCAATTCTGCGTGTGTTTAAGCCGGGAGTTAAATCGCAGCATTTCACGTTTACGGCGTGAAAATAAgttgttttgggggttttttttgtttttttttgagaacGTAGAACTGTAGAGCGTCACTGATCCGCGTGATATTAACGTCCTGGAGCCTTTTGAACGTGGTGGTTGCGCTGAAATTACGCAGAATGTTAGCAGCGTGAACAGGCTTTACGTTttagatgaataaaaacaaacctatATATAACAGATTCTTGGAGTAAATAATCTATAAATTAAttccttctcctttttttttttttttttgccattttcatCATTTgaggaaggttatgagttcaaatcccaggtccaccaagctgccactgcttagTGTAACAGCAAATGGCTGAAGGATACTGTTGTTCACACAAGACCACAGTATTTGGAAGATTTATACTGTCAAATTAATAAATCAGTTCTGAGATACACTAAGTATTCTGTATACAGCACATTAGTTGTCAAACTCGTACACAAGTTATTATAGTGggtagattttttaaaatgactgtTGTGTACATTGTATAGGTACAGTACTGTTAAATCAGTATTagcatataattatataatataaataaaattctgtaaTTATATCAAAATTATTATCCTTCTAGTCATTGTCCAAGGAAAAATCTACTGCTGATATAGAATGAGTTTATCAAACCCAAGCTAGAGAACAGTGTGTGATACAACCAATAAAAGGTACTGATTTAATCTGATGGTAACTGGTAAATGCAACAGACCTTagggtatttaaaaaaagattttacattATGTCTCATAGTTGAGttcacaaacataaaaaataaaattaattaaataaataaaaaacctcacaaattaattatttgactttatttatgGGAAAAATAAAAGCAGGACATAAACTAGTTTGTGATTGTGGTGCATTTCATTGCTACAGATGTTAAAGCTTGGAACAAGAAAGGATCTCAGATTTGCACAATGAGCAAAACAAAAGAAGGCATCTGAGAATCCCAGTGCTATACCACAACGGAGCTTCACTCTGTGAAGACATGCAGCGCAGGCCGGAAGAACCAGTAGCACATCCTACAGTCCTCTGCCTGATCAGGCCAGCACTGTGCTCTTACAATGATTGCATGAGGCAAGAGGACAAAGTAAATAACTGATGTACTGGCCACAAGGCAAAAAAAAGCAGGAAGTAGAGAAAGACTCCACTTGATGTATGAGGTCCACATGGTATTTGAAAATGGCAACTCCTGCAGGTCATGTTGTCTTGTTTGAGCAGACAACTGCAGATTCTCCAAAAGAGACATGTGTGATGAAATGGCGTTAAGACGGTGACCAAAACACAACAGCAtaaacagtttgtaaatgtGTCCTGCCAACATCACATGGCATATTTCTGTGTCCATTCCCGTGCTATTCTGTTGTATCTGAAAATAGGACAAAGGCATTATAAATCCTGTACCGCAATGTTCAGAACAATCAATCTGCTTGTCAGGTGTACTGCAACACTTTTCACAGTTGTTAATCGGATATAAATCCAATATAAGTGtaaacaggggaaaaaaaggttccTACAAATTCCTCAGAAATCAAATAAACCATCACCTACattttgacagaaaaaaatatatttgcatgtaattttctgtgggaaaaaaaatatttttttttaattgtcctTTGTCATTTTCCCCAGTaagaaaaatactgtatatactttattaatatataccAGTTAGTTAAATCACACAAAGGAAATCAAGCATAAAAATTATGTCTAAACAGACACATGCATGTTCACTAAATTCACAAAGAAACtctttcccattttttttttacaaatattttcacATCCCAAACTGCATAATGTTCAATAAGGCGTATGCGTAACTGACAGACACTGACAGCATATTGGCATTTTTAGTATGGTAGTAAGCGCAGTGGGAGTATTTGCAATTTAATATTTGATTGTACACATCATTGTGACcatcaatctaaaaaaaataataataaaatcagacTTTTTACAAGATGAAAGCCAACCTGTCACAATCTAAATCACTTATTAAATTGGATTTTACAGGATCAATAATATGCCACCAGCAATTAGGCACCAAGTAGAATAATATTACAAACATAGGATTGTCAATAATATCAAGATCAAACGTCACAAAAGTAAAACTGTAAATATTGAGCCAATGAGCTAGTTTACTGAACACAAGACCATCCTTAGAGCtttatacttattttatacaattatagGAGCTAATAGGAAGTGGCCAGGCATAGTGGTATGGGGATTGGAGCTCAGACCAAATCATTTGCATTAAACTGTATTAGCAATGACTACACATTCATGCAAAGCCACACAGGCTTCAGCAGCATGGATGcagcacaccacacttttttatctttatatatCTGCTTAAAAATGCACAGGCTTTTACCACTCACCTACAACATGGCATATTTCTCTGTCCATTCTCTTGCCATTTTATTGTACCTGCCAAGGCAGTTTTTTGTATAAGGGAAACTTTACCGACAGATGAACATTTTCGCAAAACAATCCTCAAGAGTATAGAGGGACTTCAAGCATTATGCTGCTTATTATTTCATTGCAGTCGGTCAACAATTATTTGAAACAGAATACACAATATGAGTAATCTGATATTCTATCGCTGATGGTCCAGCAGAATTGAATGAGTGGCTATTTAGTACTACACTGGTTGTTTCAGTGTATGTGAAAGTGAGACAAGCAAAATCACAGGTGTCTTTGTAGTGTGATAAAGGATATAGCACGGTGCCAGTAACCAGCAATTACAACAGACTCAGTGGTCTGTGATTTAATAACGACAGAAATAACAGACCTCAATTTGACCAAAGCCtcaactgaccaatcagaatagtGTATTCCACAGGGGTGGGTAAAAAAAccaaccccaaaacaaaacataagcaCCTGTAATCGGCTTTCAACAAGACTGCATGTGTTATTTTTTCACTGAGCATCTGTATGAGTGTACAGGAGCGTACATacttttctgtgtctgttttgtagATTCGTGCAATCTCTGGTACGAGAGGATCATCTGGGTTTGGATCACACAAGAGTGAGCAGATAGACAAGAGAACTACcaagagaaatgagagagagataagtcACAGTAAAGCACCCCAGAATCATGGTTatgtatagatttatattatattgaatttctttccatttcctGAATTCTCGGCACACAATAATACGGATAAAAACTAATTCTATATGGTCAAACTTTGTACAAAGTCAGAAACAtacaattgtataaaatgtttttgtagaATTATAATATAGGCCTGAGCATGTTCTGACACGAGATtgcacctgtgcacaaagtgatgTCCACAAAGATGTCTTCTAGTTGCATAGGAGGAAATTTGGTGGTCTGCACAGAGCTCTGATCTCAACACCAACATCATTGGGATGGACTGGAGCAATGACTGCAAAGTCATAAGTCAATAAGTCCTCGTCCCAATAATGATCTCTCGATGCAGAGTGGGTACAAATCCCCAAAGCCACGTATTAGAATCTAATGGAAACCCTGACCTGAAGACTGGGAGGTTATTAGGACAGCAAAGGGGAACAAACAGGAACTAAGTTTTGCCCATAAATTGCATGTAAAATCTTTTTGTCATACATCACTGTGTGGAATGTATCAAAAGGTTACAAAAATAGTCGTGTTGTCAGGTTTCTAAATCAGTTATTAGATTCCTCCTCCATAACAACCTGCTTGAAATGGTTATATAAAAGTAACCCTGCCTTTACGCCTCATCACTTTTTAAGAAaagtgccaataattctgcagCTTCTGATATCTAACCTGTATTTATATCTCCACATTTGTACCTTTAGAGATTGTAAGTGCAGGAGACCACTGGGACCTGAGGATATCCAGACAGATGCTGCCGTTACTGTTAATATTTGGGTGGTAGATTCTCGTGGTGAATGCAACCTAAAAAACAGAACAGGTAATCAGGTAAGACTAAGACCTTAATGTCAGCATATGATAATAACAGACATGTATCCTGAACATACAACCAGAATTTATCAATTTTACCTTTGGCGGTTTGAAGGGGTAGTCTGTTGGGAAGTGGATAGTCAGGAAGAAAACACCACCCTGATAGGGACTCTCGTTCTAGGTGCAAACAGGTCAGGTTATTCATATTAAAggctaaaataataatgtaacaataataataataataatgataatgaataataacaataataacaataataataataataataataataataataataataataataataataataataataaatattattattgttgttgttgttgttaataataataatgaagaaatGTAACcccaacaaaacaacacagacattCGAAATATTATATAGCCTACAATATTTTGGGTTCAGATTTCAAAgaatcaaaatgtaaatgaagttCGGAGTCATTAAaacctttgtttttattcaaacaaataaataaatattgtttaattaatatCACATTGAGTGTCTCAATTATCGATTTCCAAAGAATGTATGCCAATAATTTCAGCATAGCTGCATGACTGATGTTTTACTCTCTTTCTCAGCCATTTCTTGGTCTGACTTACGAAGCTCTTTGAAAAGAAGTGATCCTTGCAAAACAATAGTGGCCATTCTTCATACAGATGTAGGACTGTCTCACAATAAACCTTGAACCTACTTATTTATAATGCAGAACATTGAACCTACTCATTGAATAAGTGTCCTGTGTGGTACTGGCCTAAAAAAAAGACCTCATCAAATATTTGGTCTACCCACCCACAGAAAcaatattaatttcattttataattttaagtGTGGTCCTTATTGCAGTGGAGTTGCAAGTATAGAAATCTGCCTTTTACAAATGTGGGAGCTGTTCAACTACAGAAATCATCAAATTTAAAACATCCACCATTATATCTGTGTGTCTTCTGTTCGGTTAATTGCTTTTGATTTTGCAGACAAACAGCATTTTGTTATTGGATTATGGTGCCTTCAATCAATAGTTAAAAGAGTAGCTACAGAAAAGACTGTATCCTAAAGGTCTCAAATTAACTTACAGGAAAACTACAATTACTCAAATAACAGAAATCTAGTCCAAATAACAGAATCTTGCTAGTTTGTCTAACCAGGTACAGTAAATCAGAGAATGTGGAACCTGTTAAAATAAGCATTAAAATCCATTAAACATCCATCCAACAACCTGACAGTGATTAAGAAATACCCACTTTTGTTTTGCAAATACTAGATACAAACCTTTGCTTAGAGCTTAGAAAATGTCAATGTTTGACAAACAATGAGAACAGAGTGCCTAATCATATATCttcagttaaaggtggggtctccgttgtttgagaaatgcatcagaaaactgtgttggcccaccaaacaaaacaaaaacaaaactaacgtgtagccaatgagcagaaaggggcgtgtcttgtcaatatgagcggagagagtgttcagtgcgcatgtgtgacattagcagaaagtggttttaacattgacatggaggataaaaacaaagaaagaaagcgaagaaaggcttacgataaggcaagaagtaggatgtgttaaaataggatcagctttccagctctcgaaagaactgaaggagcgggaaggcctgcgatgggacgccgagggacttaagtaaagttggccgcatattccaAGATTCGAgtttaatattttcatattaaaaaaatcataaagattatacaaaaagacatttcccccaaataagtgttgtagtataactatcaggacatcagtgatgtgtgagctcaatttggtgacagtacagtgcagtgtattacagtgaagttattgactgggttttttttttgtattcgcttttcgggttttgcactttggaGAGGGTCCCTTAGAATCTGTCTCTCCttctgcacatagagacttgagtgttttgtccaccgtggaggaaagctgattttgagaaaaattgggttgtagctgcctctctacattgctacgatagaaaagaggtgttatttgtgtaataacagcgtttagctcaggagttattgattcggggaaactccaatctgtgaatatgcagccaactttacttaagatgccaggcgcttttttccttctcgataggtgagtagcgttgattttgctttgtttcacagaactaatatatgcctttgtcctttgcatgattacgcttgtgtgtcatttttgcttgtttgtttatctgcaatcgtattgttcttcccttcagctatgataaagatacatttctttccattagttgcctgggttatgtatgtatgtgtgggcggagctatcattacaggggtgggacccatttgggttaggggcgtctttgttttggtgatttcaaatgtacggagaccccacctttaatgtgacTGATCAAGTAAACAAGTTTAGCTTCTGTTGTTTCTTACTGAGCCACATGTtgtcaaaaaaaacaacacacaaagctTTACACTTTTTGACATAATTTTATAGAAGATAGGTGAGCCACACTTACAGGACCCATGATTGTAGCCTGCCAATGGAATactaaaacaaaagaaaagacattgGTTAAACTGATGGAGTTCCTTTCAAATATGGACATGTTTGGAGCTTGGGAACTTACCATCATCTCCAACTGGACCTGCTGAACACTGTGCAGGAGGATCTCGGGCCAAATCAGTCAGTTCCttcaaaaaagagagagagagagagagagagagagagagagagagagaggagatgtaTACTGAGAGATACACAACTTAGGGCATTCCAATAATGCATTACTAAGATCCAATAAGATCATTAAAGACATATACTGTCATCATGATAATTATGGTATGATTATAGCAATATGAGCCCTTGGGATGTGCACGTGTTTGTTAGCATTGGTGTATATTTAGCTACTGGGGTCACGTGACATTTGAGAGAGGGGTAGGATGGAGCCTAAGCAAGTCCACAAGCATTTCTGTCTCCAGTGAAGAGCCAGTAATGTAACGTTTATTTTTGCTGGTGGGTGGGAAGACACCTGAAGTATATAGGATTGGAGTTAGAGGTCACCGAGTTAGATAGCTGACAGTGTTGCCAGGTCGATGGATTCCCGATGCGACCACAATGCTTTTGAAACATCTTGgtgttcaattttttttaaccaaaattgTGTATCTCTGCCAACAATATGCAAAATGTTGTACATTGTACAATCAATTCAGTTTACGGTCAGATATGAACTCAATGATGCACCTGCACGTCACCAAACCAGTGAACAGACTGATCAGTGCTCACTTCCCCATAAAGGTCAGATCAGGGTTTTAACATCACAGATACAACTGCAATGTCGCTGTCAGTGACAATGACAATAAACCatgaaccattttttttaaatgccacaAATGACCTCAGGTGATGAAAAGAAGAACGAAGCTGATGTCATATTACGTTATAAACATAATTCTTTTAAATTCATCAATAGATTGTGCTTATTTTACTGGGCATTTGACTATTTTTGTCAGATATGGCAACCCTGGCTGAAATCCAGAACTATTCAACTCTACATGATACAGCATTGCACAAATACACTGACATTCATGGACCAAAAACAACTCACTGGCATGTTTTAACTGCTAGATTCAGGCTAACATGTTTTCCAAATGCCACCAAGTCTCAAATATTGGTCATGTGTGTTTAAAGAGCTATCTGAAACACGTGGAGTTTTAAATagataatatatttatacttaatactaaatataatatatCAAGATCAgtatcaggtttattggccaagtgtgctgatgttgacacacacaaggaatttggttccagctgtttgtgactctcaaaagtagataacactatactatatatatatatatatatatatatatatatatatatatatatatatatatatatatatatatttaatacatttgggTGAATGAGGAAAGATGATCTTCATACTATTTTAATCAGAGCTGGAGCTGAAGGGTCATAACTATTTTGAGATTCCTGGGGCTGTCTGTGAAAGTGGATCAATGTGTAACgacaacacacacgcacctcacacccacatgcacgcacacacatcccGCACACGCACCTCAAACACACGCACCTCAAACACACGCACCTCAAACACACGCACCTCAAACACACGCACCTCAAACACACGCACCtcaaacacacgcgcacacacacacacacacactcctgcgtGTTATTAGACGTTTATGTAACAAACTCAGAGTGTAAATGAAGCTTGTATCAGGACTGCAGTGTGTGCGGTGGTCTCATGTACTGACAGGTGTCCAGTCCAAACACTGCTGACACACATTACAGAAATAACCAACAGTTGGCTGATCTCAGCTCCTCTTCAGGGGCCTGATTTAATCCATGTAGCTTTGTATAAATGTCTAATCTGACCGCATACTCACCGTGAACAAGTTTATACCCCTCATGAGAATGTGTACAGTCTTTAGCTGAATCACTGTCACTAGCCTGCACTTGTTAATGCGTACACCGAGTCAAATTAAACCGTGTTTTTCATTAAACAAAACGCTTTAGTAAAAAGCTTTAGCGTATTCTATGCTTACCTTTTGTATTCGTTTAAGCGCCATCTTACCACTGGCCCCGTAGTGGTGTAACGGAGCTCCGACTCCAATCCCGCGGTACAAAATAGCTGTTAGCGTGCTGAACTTTTGGCGGACTGTTGCTATGCTTACCGAGTCTTACTGCATTACTTTCCAAACCCGTTTTCCGACAAGCTGCACTTCTTTCGCTGTGAATGGCTCGAACCTTCCGTGATTCTGACCTAGTATTGGCTAGCGTTTTATACTCAATGAAAACGCACCAATCGGAAACATGCTATAGGCGGTACTTTCCAGAATATAGGTAGGAAATAAAATAGCACTCAGGATGTAGTCTATACTGAAAgctaagctaaaaaaaattagctATTTAACTGTCAAGCCTAACGTGTTTGTTGCTTAACTGAATAACAATAAGgacatggtaaaaaaaaacatcctctgTAAGTAACATTTAATATACGTGATGATATTCGGgcttaaaaataatttcacaaGTGATAATGTC harbors:
- the ube2d3 gene encoding ubiquitin-conjugating enzyme E2 D3 isoform X2 is translated as MALKRIQKELTDLARDPPAQCSAGPVGDDVFHWQATIMGPNESPYQGGVFFLTIHFPTDYPFKPPKVAFTTRIYHPNINSNGSICLDILRSQWSPALTISKVLLSICSLLCDPNPDDPLVPEIARIYKTDTEKYNRIAREWTQKYAM
- the ube2d3 gene encoding ubiquitin-conjugating enzyme E2 D3 isoform X1 codes for the protein MALKRIQKELTDLARDPPAQCSAGPVGDDVFHWQATIMGPNESPYQGGVFFLTIHFPTDYPFKPPKVAFTTRIYHPNINSNGSICLDILRSQWSPALTISKVLLSICSLLCDPNPDDPLVPEIARIYKTDTEKYNKMAREWTEKYAML